The Papaver somniferum cultivar HN1 chromosome 3, ASM357369v1, whole genome shotgun sequence genome includes a region encoding these proteins:
- the LOC113359236 gene encoding uncharacterized protein LOC113359236: protein MVNTNDEIDPPPPPPPRRTLKDLTSPSFDQQKLCINLDDSIELKSQLIHWLPKFKGLPGDDPNKHLLLFQHRLTSLKPIGSDKDRALLTTFPFSLTDSAEEWFYSLPQGSVTSWNDIQKVFLEKYFPASKASTICKAISGIEQIVGETLYDYWERYKKLLSSCPHQQISEQLIVQYFYDGMLQSERNLIDAASGGALTNKTIDEATALIENMAANTQQFNTRGASIARRVNEVSSSSHLEDMMGNMEKMMQQMASVLIPSYEEEAEQVNVVFPNQRQSYANKQDAVSNPFFGRQGGFKQSQFQPQHQQHIQSSSLEEMMKAIMQKQDAILQHNTHYQQKNDATVKDL from the exons ATGGTTAATACAAACGACGAGAtagatcctccaccacctcctcctccaagGAGGACGCTCAAAGATCTAACATCTCCatcgtttgatcaacaaaagCTTTGCATCAACTTAGATGATTCTATTGAACTTAAATCTCAGTTGATACATTGGTTACCGAAGTTTAAAGGGTTACCTGGAGATGATCCGAATAAACACTTGCTATTATTTCAACATAGGTTGACAAGTTTGAAACCAATTGGAAGTGACAAAGACAGAGCTTTACTTAcaacttttcctttttctttgacAGATTCTGCGGAAGAGTGGTTTTACAGCCTTCCACAAGGAAGTGTTACATCTTGGAATGACATACAGAAAGTGTTTTTAGAAAAGTACTTCCCCGCTTCCAAAGCATCAACTATTTGTAAAGCAATAAGTGGAATTGAGCAAATTGTTGGTGAAACTCTTTATGATTACTGGGAACGATACAAGAAGTTATTATCTAGCTGTCCACACCAACAAATCAGTGAGCAACTCATAGTGCAGTATTTCTATGATGGGATGCTTCAATCGGAGAGAAATCTCATAGATGCGGCTAGTGGTGGtgcattaaccaataaaacaatTGATGAAGCCACGGCACTGATCGAGAACATGGCTGCAAACACGCAACAATTTAATACAAGAGGCGCATCGATAGCTAGAAGAGTCAACGAAGTTAGTTCTTCTTCACATTTAGAAGATATGATGGGTAATATGGAGAAGATGATGCAACAAATGGCATCCGTTCTCATTCCTTCTTATGAAGAAGAGGCCGAACAAGTGAACGTTGTGTTTCCAAATCAGAGGcaaag ttatgcaaacaagcaagatGCAGTTTCCAACCCCTTTTTCGGACGACAAGGTGGTTTTAAACAAtcacaattccaaccacaacatcaacaacatattCAAAGCTCAAGTTTAGAAGAGATGATGAAAGCCATAATGCAGAAACAAGATGCAATATTACAACATAACACACATTATCAACAAAAGAACGATGCTACTGTCAAAGATCTATAA
- the LOC113355721 gene encoding transcription factor HY5-like, protein MQEQVATTNSLASSSERSSSSAFHLEIKDGVESDEEIRRVPEMGSEEPGPSISGRGEGGGGGGGGEAGPDRVQASTSVGSTQRKRGRSPADKENKRLKRLLRNRVSAQQARERKKAYLTDLEVKVKELEKKNGELEERLSTLQNENQMLRHILKNTTANRRGGNSSGNAD, encoded by the exons ATGCAAGAACAAGTTGCAACTACAAACTCTCTTGCTTCTAGTAGTGAAAGATCTTCTAGTTCTGCGTTTCATCTCGAAATCAAAGACG GTGTAGAGAGTGATGAGGAGATAAGGAGAGTTCCAGAAATGGGAAGTGAAGAACCAGGTCCATCAATATCAGGTAGAGGAGAaggaggtggcggtggtggaggaGGAGAAGCCGGTCCAGACAGGGTTCAAGCATCAACATCAGTTGGTAGTACtcaaagaaaaagaggaagaagtCCAGCTGATAAAGAAAACAAAAGGCTAAAAAG GTTGCTGAGGAATAGGGTATCAGCTCAACaagcaagagaaagaaagaaggcTTACTTGACAGATTTAGAAGTGAAAGTGAAAGAATTAGAGAAGAAGAATGGGGAACTTGAAGAGAGACTCTCAACTTTGCAAAATGAGAATCAGATGCTTAGACAT ATATTGAAGAACACAACTGCAAATCGGAGAGGAGGAAATAGCAGTGGCAATGCAGATTGA